A genome region from Schlesneria paludicola DSM 18645 includes the following:
- a CDS encoding ligase-associated DNA damage response exonuclease yields the protein MSREPLFKMSEAGLFCPRGAFYVDPWAPVSTAVITHAHADHAVKGSRRYITAEPGKWVLWSRMGQHARIESLKYGESVDLNGVHVSLHPAGHILGSAQVRAEYKCEVWVISGDYKVAPDATCATFEPIRCDTFVTESTFAQPIFQWQPQEVIFSEIHDWWQANQADGQASFLFAYALGKAQRLLAGLDSSIGPIFVHRDIDTVNSHYRQSGVTLSAARVPNAGMTTAEWNRSLILQPPSARWKQGFPHLGHYKNAFVSGWMTLPDSLHERRVHSGFALSDHADHRELLGAIAATGAERVFVTHGYIDEFVAELRTLGYDAVAQRTPRCRRPPKVQSPASL from the coding sequence ATGTCGCGCGAGCCGTTGTTCAAAATGAGCGAAGCGGGGTTGTTTTGCCCACGCGGAGCGTTTTATGTCGATCCTTGGGCGCCGGTTTCGACCGCTGTGATCACTCACGCGCATGCCGACCACGCCGTGAAAGGATCACGGCGTTATATCACAGCAGAACCCGGAAAGTGGGTGCTTTGGTCGCGCATGGGACAGCATGCACGAATCGAGTCGTTGAAATACGGCGAGTCGGTTGATCTGAATGGCGTCCATGTCTCGCTGCATCCCGCTGGGCATATTCTGGGATCAGCCCAAGTCCGAGCCGAATACAAGTGTGAAGTCTGGGTCATTTCGGGAGACTACAAGGTCGCTCCAGACGCCACCTGCGCGACGTTTGAGCCGATTCGATGCGATACATTCGTGACCGAATCGACGTTCGCCCAGCCGATCTTTCAATGGCAACCGCAAGAGGTGATCTTTTCTGAAATTCACGATTGGTGGCAGGCCAATCAAGCCGACGGGCAAGCGAGTTTCCTGTTCGCGTACGCACTTGGTAAAGCCCAGCGTCTGCTTGCCGGCCTCGATTCTTCGATTGGTCCGATTTTTGTGCACCGCGACATCGACACGGTTAATTCGCATTACCGTCAAAGCGGTGTCACACTCTCGGCGGCGCGGGTTCCGAACGCCGGCATGACAACCGCCGAATGGAATCGGTCGCTGATTCTGCAGCCGCCATCCGCGAGATGGAAACAAGGGTTCCCTCATCTGGGGCACTACAAGAACGCCTTCGTGTCAGGCTGGATGACACTTCCCGATTCGCTGCACGAACGCCGCGTTCATAGCGGTTTTGCGTTGTCGGATCATGCGGACCATCGCGAACTGTTGGGTGCGATCGCCGCCACCGGTGCCGAGCGAGTCTTCGTGACACACGGCTATATCGACGAATTCGTCGCTGAATTGCGAACTCTCGGGTATGACGCGGTCGCTCAGCGTACACCGCGTTGTCGCCGTCCACCCAAAGTCCAAAGCCCCGCGAGTCTTTGA
- a CDS encoding peroxiredoxin translates to MNRNLHQIFTVSVVAVATLCAQMVTSARADGPVDLKVGDAAPAFEVKDDSGQDWKSSDHIGKKVVVVYFYPADMTGGCTKQACGFRDDMKTLTDKGVEVVGVSGDSVRNHQLFKKEYGLNFPLLADTEGKVAEKFGVPMSKGEKKVETKIDGKDETFIRNVTIQRWTFVIDKSGKIAAKNSMVKAAEDSKAILELVEKLK, encoded by the coding sequence ATGAATCGAAATCTTCATCAGATATTCACAGTGTCCGTCGTCGCCGTCGCGACGCTCTGCGCCCAAATGGTCACTTCGGCGCGCGCTGATGGGCCCGTTGACCTGAAAGTTGGCGATGCCGCCCCCGCGTTCGAAGTGAAAGATGACTCAGGTCAGGATTGGAAATCGAGCGATCATATTGGCAAGAAGGTTGTCGTGGTCTACTTCTATCCTGCCGACATGACCGGCGGTTGCACGAAACAGGCCTGTGGATTTCGGGATGATATGAAGACACTCACCGACAAGGGGGTTGAAGTCGTCGGTGTCAGTGGCGACTCGGTGCGAAATCACCAATTGTTCAAGAAGGAATACGGTCTCAACTTCCCGTTGCTTGCCGATACCGAAGGTAAAGTGGCGGAGAAATTTGGGGTGCCGATGTCGAAGGGCGAGAAGAAAGTCGAAACGAAGATTGATGGCAAGGACGAAACGTTCATTCGAAACGTCACGATTCAACGGTGGACGTTTGTGATCGACAAGTCCGGCAAGATCGCCGCGAAGAACTCGATGGTCAAAGCGGCCGAAGACAGTAAGGCGATCCTTGAACTGGTCGAAAAGTTGAAATAA
- a CDS encoding HAMP domain-containing sensor histidine kinase: protein MLSSPLVRRVLWLSAAFSVFCLIVLGLVGLSVPLQDPVSVLWWRLLVTQLFLIAIALPLAAQLMHRWVAPVIDLTRAAQILSEGKHPNRVAAEYEDELGQLTHAFNEMVQNVETRHEELQLSRQQVTSDNEQLATILEAMVEGVIAVDHDQKILLANMAAIQLLDLKSFNVVGRRIWEAIRLPQIHELIQLTLTEHQQKRLEVAVPWTYSTVAVVASRLPGTPCPGVVLVLHDVTELRRLENLRREFVSNVSHELKTPLAAITAYTETLLNGALEDPEVARTFVGRIDEQGDRLNSLILDLLELARIESGEHVFHVSSVEVNDVLAASIDAHQAIAESKQLTLTFTAKTSPLMGQADAEGLRTTIDNLIGNAINYTRPGGVIHIRSGHEGKWVTFEVEDNGVGIPKELQGRIFERFFRVDQARSREVGGTGLGLSIVKHLCQVFGGHIKVRSQVGVGSTFTVYLEASNLSA from the coding sequence ATGCTGTCTTCGCCTCTTGTCCGCCGGGTCCTTTGGCTGTCAGCCGCATTTAGTGTGTTCTGCCTGATTGTCCTGGGACTGGTCGGCCTGTCCGTTCCGCTGCAAGATCCCGTGTCCGTGTTGTGGTGGAGACTGCTGGTCACTCAACTGTTCCTGATTGCCATTGCGCTGCCCCTCGCCGCGCAATTGATGCACCGCTGGGTCGCGCCGGTCATCGACCTGACACGAGCGGCCCAGATTCTGTCGGAGGGAAAACACCCTAACCGCGTGGCTGCGGAATACGAAGATGAACTGGGCCAACTCACCCATGCATTCAACGAGATGGTCCAAAATGTGGAAACAAGGCACGAAGAATTGCAGCTCAGCCGCCAACAGGTGACCAGTGACAACGAGCAACTGGCGACGATCCTTGAAGCGATGGTCGAAGGGGTCATCGCCGTCGATCATGACCAGAAAATCCTGCTCGCCAATATGGCCGCGATTCAGCTCCTCGACCTGAAATCATTCAACGTTGTCGGGCGTCGAATCTGGGAAGCAATCCGCCTTCCGCAAATTCACGAGCTGATTCAACTGACACTGACCGAACATCAGCAGAAGCGGCTTGAAGTCGCCGTCCCCTGGACTTACTCGACGGTCGCCGTTGTTGCATCGCGACTACCGGGGACCCCATGTCCTGGAGTCGTGCTCGTGCTGCACGATGTTACCGAATTGCGGCGGCTGGAAAACCTGCGGCGTGAATTCGTCTCCAACGTCTCGCACGAACTGAAGACACCACTGGCAGCGATCACCGCCTATACCGAAACGCTGCTCAATGGCGCGCTCGAGGATCCAGAAGTCGCTCGAACCTTCGTCGGACGAATCGACGAACAGGGAGACAGATTAAACTCGCTGATTCTTGATTTGCTGGAACTGGCACGAATTGAATCAGGCGAGCATGTGTTTCACGTTTCGTCAGTCGAAGTCAATGATGTTCTTGCGGCCAGCATCGACGCACATCAAGCGATCGCAGAATCAAAACAACTGACACTGACATTCACCGCCAAGACTTCGCCACTGATGGGCCAGGCGGACGCCGAAGGGTTAAGAACGACAATCGATAATTTGATCGGCAATGCCATCAACTACACGCGGCCCGGAGGCGTCATCCATATCCGGTCGGGCCACGAGGGAAAATGGGTGACGTTCGAAGTCGAAGACAACGGCGTCGGGATCCCCAAAGAGCTGCAAGGACGAATCTTCGAGCGTTTCTTCCGGGTCGATCAGGCGCGATCCCGTGAAGTGGGCGGCACGGGATTGGGCTTGTCGATCGTCAAACATCTGTGCCAGGTCTTCGGTGGACACATCAAAGTCAGAAGTCAAGTCGGCGTTGGCAGCACCTTCACCGTCTATCTTGAAGCGTCGAATCTTTCGGCCTGA
- a CDS encoding YjhG/YagF family D-xylonate dehydratase, whose amino-acid sequence MSSTLDSLLDSSDSTLWEVATNGAGPVGSLPLTEDLLLNSPSGDLFGLTQNAGMGWNPTQLLRKQFLILSTQGGIRGEDGKPIALGYHTGHYEVGLLMRAAAEELDRLEALPFAAYVSDPCDGRTQGTVGMMDSLAYRNDAAVVLKRLIRSLPTRRGVIGVATCDKGLPAMMLALAAQSTLPCVIVPGGVTLPPAQGEDAGKVQTIGARFAHGEITLEEAAEAGCRACGSPGGGCQFLGTAATAQVVAEAFGMALPHSALSPSGQPIWLDIARRSARAVFEMEQRKQTIRDILTPDALHNAMVVHAACGGSTNLLLHIPAVAFEAGLTRPTVDDWSRINRQVPRLVDCLPNGPVGHPTVRFFLAGGVPELMLHLRTLGLLKLDALTVAGRSLGDVLEWWERSERRQRLREVLVKRDGVDPDTVIMSPTAARDRGLTSTVTFPIGNIAPEGSVIKSTAIDKSVVDADGVYRKTGPARVFTSERAAIAAVKGRPLRGAPTEPDGYSPNLSPIKEGDVIVLMCRGPLGCGMEETYQITSALRYLPFGKHVALITDARFSGVSTGACIGHIGPEALDGGPIGKLRDGDLIQIEIDTRNLTGSLDFVGTPEQRVTPEEGAKILAERTPAVPLHCDPNLPPETRLWALLQRAGGGTWAGCVYDVDKIAAALEAGLAPRSGG is encoded by the coding sequence ATGTCATCGACTCTCGACTCGCTCCTCGATTCTTCAGATTCCACGTTGTGGGAAGTGGCCACGAATGGCGCTGGCCCTGTTGGATCACTGCCGCTGACTGAAGATTTATTGCTCAACTCGCCCAGCGGCGATCTGTTTGGATTGACACAGAATGCCGGAATGGGTTGGAACCCCACGCAACTTTTACGCAAGCAATTCTTGATTCTCAGTACCCAGGGGGGAATTCGCGGCGAAGACGGAAAACCGATCGCCCTGGGTTACCATACCGGTCACTACGAAGTCGGCCTGCTGATGCGCGCCGCGGCGGAGGAACTGGATCGACTCGAAGCCTTGCCGTTTGCAGCCTATGTCAGTGACCCTTGTGACGGTCGCACTCAAGGCACCGTCGGGATGATGGACAGTCTGGCGTACCGCAACGACGCGGCCGTCGTGCTGAAAAGGTTGATTCGGTCATTGCCCACACGCCGCGGAGTGATCGGTGTCGCGACCTGCGACAAAGGTCTGCCCGCGATGATGCTGGCGCTCGCCGCGCAATCGACGCTTCCCTGCGTCATCGTTCCCGGCGGCGTGACGTTGCCCCCGGCACAGGGTGAAGACGCTGGTAAGGTTCAAACAATCGGTGCTCGGTTCGCCCACGGTGAGATCACTTTGGAAGAGGCAGCCGAGGCAGGTTGTCGCGCATGTGGTTCACCCGGCGGGGGGTGCCAGTTTCTGGGAACGGCGGCCACCGCACAGGTCGTTGCAGAAGCGTTCGGGATGGCGTTGCCGCATTCGGCACTGTCACCTTCGGGTCAACCGATCTGGCTTGATATCGCACGTCGATCGGCGCGAGCCGTCTTCGAAATGGAACAGCGTAAACAGACCATTCGCGACATCCTGACGCCCGACGCACTGCACAATGCGATGGTCGTGCATGCCGCGTGCGGCGGTTCGACGAACCTGCTGCTACATATTCCCGCCGTCGCCTTTGAGGCGGGACTGACGCGTCCGACTGTCGACGACTGGAGCCGAATCAATCGCCAAGTACCGCGACTCGTGGATTGCTTGCCGAACGGCCCCGTCGGACACCCAACCGTTCGCTTCTTCCTGGCGGGTGGCGTTCCGGAACTCATGCTGCACTTGAGAACGCTCGGCCTGTTGAAACTGGATGCGCTCACGGTCGCGGGACGCTCGCTCGGGGATGTCCTCGAATGGTGGGAACGTTCAGAACGTCGGCAGCGTCTGCGAGAAGTGCTGGTCAAACGTGATGGCGTCGATCCTGATACGGTCATCATGTCGCCGACGGCTGCACGTGATCGCGGACTGACAAGTACTGTGACGTTCCCGATCGGCAACATCGCTCCAGAAGGTTCGGTGATCAAGAGCACGGCGATCGACAAAAGCGTCGTCGATGCGGACGGCGTCTACCGCAAGACCGGGCCCGCCCGTGTCTTTACCTCGGAACGAGCAGCCATTGCGGCGGTCAAAGGACGTCCGCTACGTGGCGCTCCAACCGAACCAGATGGATACTCGCCAAATCTTTCACCAATCAAAGAGGGCGATGTCATCGTGTTGATGTGCCGCGGTCCGCTCGGTTGCGGGATGGAAGAGACCTATCAAATTACGTCTGCACTGCGATATCTTCCATTCGGAAAGCATGTCGCGCTAATTACGGACGCACGGTTTTCAGGTGTTTCCACGGGGGCCTGTATCGGCCATATCGGACCGGAAGCCCTGGACGGCGGGCCGATTGGCAAGTTGCGTGATGGCGACCTGATCCAGATTGAGATCGATACCCGTAACCTGACGGGGTCACTCGATTTTGTCGGGACACCCGAGCAGCGGGTGACACCTGAAGAAGGTGCGAAGATCCTTGCCGAACGCACACCTGCAGTACCGCTGCATTGTGATCCGAACCTACCCCCCGAGACTCGGCTGTGGGCTCTGCTGCAGCGCGCGGGTGGCGGCACATGGGCTGGATGCGTGTATGACGTCGACAAGATCGCGGCCGCGCTCGAAGCGGGGCTGGCACCGCGATCAGGTGGATGA
- the polA gene encoding DNA polymerase I produces MAGTVYLIDTFSLMFQVFHGIPPMTSPAGLPTNAVFGFSRDLITILRDHKPTWLICAMESPGPGVRDSIYAAYKANRTEMPEDLRPQIEMLKEVIQTFNIPLIEHAGWEADDVIATLTRQAVARGDTVRIVTSDKDARQLLGPLVQIYNLRKNTYLDESGLLLDWGVTPDQVVDFQSLVGDAVDNVPGVPLIGPKKAATLLQTYGTLENVLANSEQVKGDKLKQNLKTYADQAHLSRQLVRLNQELPIDFDWETLQNPQPDVAALQDLFRKYGFRRLIEDVQQFAPANIVPARATSSATSTTTPKKPKAKLKGQRSLFDDEDATEEPPLEPGESDTDRLAVDGSHLPDSPLTPVVAAAERSWKTVDTLDEFLQFLELLKRQTRFCVDLETTHVDATRAEIVGWAFSWEGGSGYYLPVRGPAGSALLDPDTVVEAMRPIFSKSGTEIANQNIKYDLTVLSRVNLSIPLDQLGVDPMVGDYLLDSGARSHNLEVLIKKYLGLDSIPISALIGTGKQQKNMIDIAVDKVAEYATEDADLTLRIVDIISDRLKTEGLYDLYWQLERPLIPILAEMEQTGIRVDADELRRQSEALTERLDQTIREIYELAGHEFNIDSPIQLRKVLFDEQKLPVRRKTQTGPSTDQEVLEELALLHPLPAKIMDHRHLSKLKGTYLDALPGLIHPMTGRIHCSFNQVVAATGRLSSSDPNLQNIPIRTMEGRLIRKAFVPKEQGWKLVCADYSQIELRVLAHFCGDPALKQAFEQGVDIHSAVASEVYGVALADVDSNQRRVAKAVNFGVIYGQSPFGLAAVLGIEKDVAAKFIDDYFTKYAGVKRFIDETLQSCHDTGFAKTIMGRRRAIEGIRLQRGPNLSMPERTAVNSVIQGSAADLIKKAMIQISARLKRESHPARMLLQIHDELVFEAPDADVPSLIELVKYEMEHAITLDVPLVVDIATGDNWLGVE; encoded by the coding sequence ATGGCCGGAACAGTCTATCTGATCGACACGTTTTCGCTGATGTTTCAGGTGTTCCATGGAATCCCGCCGATGACCAGTCCGGCCGGATTGCCGACGAACGCCGTCTTCGGCTTCAGCCGCGATCTGATCACGATCCTCCGGGACCATAAGCCAACCTGGTTGATCTGTGCGATGGAATCACCCGGCCCGGGTGTTCGTGATTCCATCTATGCCGCTTACAAGGCGAATCGAACCGAGATGCCCGAGGATCTCCGGCCTCAGATCGAAATGCTGAAGGAAGTGATCCAGACGTTCAATATTCCGCTGATTGAACATGCCGGTTGGGAAGCAGACGATGTCATCGCAACACTGACGCGACAAGCGGTTGCCCGCGGCGACACAGTTCGCATCGTCACGAGTGACAAAGACGCTCGCCAATTGCTGGGGCCGCTCGTCCAGATTTACAATTTGCGGAAAAACACTTATCTCGACGAGTCGGGATTGCTGCTCGACTGGGGAGTCACCCCCGATCAGGTCGTGGACTTTCAATCGCTGGTTGGAGATGCCGTCGACAACGTGCCAGGAGTTCCACTGATCGGCCCTAAGAAGGCCGCGACACTGCTGCAAACTTATGGCACGCTCGAGAACGTGCTGGCCAATTCCGAACAGGTGAAAGGCGATAAGCTTAAACAGAACCTAAAAACCTATGCGGATCAAGCGCACCTCAGCCGCCAGCTGGTACGGCTGAATCAGGAATTGCCGATCGACTTTGACTGGGAAACGCTTCAGAATCCGCAGCCCGATGTCGCGGCCTTACAGGATCTATTTCGCAAGTATGGTTTCCGGCGTCTGATCGAGGATGTTCAGCAATTCGCTCCGGCCAATATTGTTCCCGCTCGCGCAACCTCATCGGCAACCTCCACTACGACACCGAAGAAACCAAAGGCGAAACTCAAAGGACAGCGATCGCTTTTTGACGACGAAGATGCAACCGAAGAACCGCCGCTTGAACCGGGCGAATCGGATACCGACCGACTTGCTGTGGACGGATCGCACCTCCCCGATTCGCCCTTGACGCCAGTCGTGGCTGCCGCGGAACGAAGCTGGAAGACCGTTGATACGCTCGACGAATTCCTGCAGTTCCTTGAGTTGCTGAAGCGTCAGACACGGTTCTGCGTGGACTTGGAAACAACACATGTCGATGCCACGCGCGCCGAAATCGTCGGCTGGGCCTTCAGTTGGGAAGGCGGCTCTGGATACTACCTGCCAGTACGAGGTCCCGCGGGAAGCGCATTGCTCGATCCAGACACCGTCGTCGAGGCGATGCGCCCGATCTTTTCGAAATCGGGGACAGAGATCGCCAACCAAAACATCAAGTACGATCTGACGGTACTCAGTCGAGTGAATCTCTCCATTCCGCTCGACCAGCTCGGCGTGGATCCGATGGTAGGCGACTATCTGCTCGATTCCGGCGCGCGATCACATAATCTGGAAGTTCTGATCAAGAAATATTTAGGACTCGACTCGATCCCGATTTCCGCATTGATCGGAACCGGCAAGCAACAGAAGAACATGATCGACATCGCCGTCGACAAAGTGGCCGAGTACGCAACAGAGGACGCGGACCTGACCTTGCGGATTGTCGACATCATCAGCGACAGGTTGAAGACCGAGGGACTTTACGACCTCTATTGGCAACTGGAACGGCCGCTGATTCCCATCCTGGCTGAAATGGAGCAAACAGGGATTCGTGTGGACGCCGACGAACTGCGCCGCCAAAGCGAAGCCCTGACGGAACGACTGGACCAGACAATCCGCGAGATTTATGAACTGGCCGGCCACGAATTCAACATCGATTCGCCAATCCAGTTGCGAAAAGTGCTGTTTGACGAACAGAAGTTGCCGGTGCGGCGAAAAACGCAGACGGGCCCCAGCACCGACCAGGAAGTGCTCGAAGAACTGGCACTGCTCCATCCCCTGCCCGCGAAGATCATGGACCACCGGCATCTGTCAAAGTTGAAGGGAACGTATCTGGATGCATTGCCAGGCCTGATTCATCCGATGACAGGTCGCATTCATTGTTCGTTCAACCAAGTCGTGGCCGCGACCGGACGCCTGAGTTCCAGCGATCCGAACTTGCAGAACATCCCAATCCGCACGATGGAAGGACGTCTGATCCGCAAAGCCTTCGTCCCCAAGGAGCAAGGATGGAAGCTGGTCTGTGCCGATTATTCTCAGATTGAACTGCGCGTCCTGGCGCACTTCTGCGGCGATCCCGCTCTGAAACAGGCCTTTGAACAAGGTGTCGATATTCACTCGGCGGTCGCCTCCGAGGTCTACGGCGTGGCGCTTGCCGACGTGGATTCCAATCAACGACGGGTCGCAAAAGCCGTGAATTTCGGCGTCATCTATGGCCAGAGCCCTTTCGGTCTCGCGGCCGTCCTGGGAATTGAGAAAGATGTCGCGGCGAAATTCATTGACGATTACTTTACCAAGTACGCCGGGGTCAAACGGTTCATTGATGAAACACTGCAGTCATGTCATGACACGGGATTTGCAAAAACCATTATGGGTCGCCGCCGCGCTATTGAGGGAATTCGGCTGCAGCGCGGCCCGAACCTGAGTATGCCGGAACGAACCGCGGTAAATTCGGTCATCCAGGGATCGGCTGCCGATCTGATCAAAAAGGCGATGATCCAAATTAGCGCCCGGTTGAAACGTGAATCGCACCCCGCCCGGATGCTGCTGCAGATTCATGACGAATTGGTCTTTGAAGCACCGGACGCGGATGTCCCTTCGTTGATTGAACTCGTAAAATATGAGATGGAGCACGCAATCACACTGGACGTGCCATTGGTCGTCGACATCGCCACGGGCGACAACTGGCTGGGCGTCGAATAG